A genomic window from Methylorubrum extorquens includes:
- the proS gene encoding proline--tRNA ligase — MRLSRYFLPILRETPKEAEIVSHRLMLRAGMIRQEAAGIYAWLPLGLRVLNKVCDVIRAEQDRAGAIEILMPTIQAADLWRESGRYEAYGKEMLRLKDRHERDLLYGPTAEEVVTEIFRASTRSYKDLPKNLYQISWKFRDEVRPRFGTMRSREFLMKDGYSFDLDQAAARHSYNKVFVSYLRTFERLGLRAIPMRADTGPIGGDLSHEFIILAKTGESEVFCDQAYLDMPVPPPSVDFDDVAGLQGVVDAWTSHYAATDEMHDEAVFAEVPEASRLSARGIEVGHIFYFGTKYSTPMKAVVTGPDGSERPVHMGSYGIGPSRLVAATIEASHDEAGIIWPDAVAPFDVALINLKVGDGACDTACAEIQAALETAGLSVLYDDRDERPGAKFATADLIGLPWQVIVGPKGLAEGKIELKRRASGERETLDPVDLPARIRRL; from the coding sequence ATGCGTCTCTCCCGCTACTTCCTGCCGATCCTGCGCGAGACGCCGAAGGAAGCGGAGATCGTTTCGCACCGCCTGATGCTGCGGGCCGGCATGATCCGCCAGGAGGCGGCCGGCATCTATGCGTGGCTGCCGTTGGGACTGCGCGTCCTCAACAAGGTCTGCGACGTCATCCGCGCCGAGCAGGACCGCGCGGGCGCCATCGAGATCCTGATGCCGACGATCCAGGCGGCCGACCTCTGGCGCGAATCCGGCCGCTACGAGGCCTACGGCAAGGAGATGCTGCGTCTGAAGGACCGCCACGAGCGCGACTTGCTCTACGGCCCGACGGCGGAAGAGGTCGTCACCGAAATCTTCCGGGCCAGCACCCGTTCCTACAAGGATCTGCCGAAGAACCTCTACCAGATCTCGTGGAAGTTCCGCGACGAGGTGCGCCCGCGTTTCGGCACCATGCGCTCGCGCGAGTTCCTGATGAAGGACGGCTACTCGTTCGATCTCGATCAGGCCGCGGCGCGCCACTCCTACAACAAGGTTTTCGTCTCCTACCTCCGCACCTTCGAAAGGCTGGGCCTCAGGGCGATCCCGATGCGCGCCGACACCGGCCCCATCGGCGGCGATCTCAGCCACGAGTTCATCATCCTTGCCAAGACCGGTGAGAGCGAAGTCTTCTGCGACCAAGCCTATCTCGACATGCCGGTGCCGCCCCCGTCCGTCGATTTCGACGACGTGGCCGGGCTGCAGGGCGTGGTCGATGCCTGGACTTCGCACTACGCCGCCACCGACGAGATGCACGACGAGGCGGTCTTCGCCGAGGTGCCGGAGGCCTCGCGTCTCTCGGCCCGCGGGATCGAGGTCGGCCATATCTTCTATTTCGGCACCAAGTACTCGACCCCGATGAAGGCGGTCGTCACCGGCCCCGATGGAAGCGAGCGCCCGGTCCATATGGGCTCCTACGGCATCGGCCCGAGCCGGCTCGTGGCCGCGACCATCGAGGCGAGCCACGACGAAGCCGGCATCATCTGGCCGGACGCGGTCGCCCCCTTCGACGTGGCGCTGATCAACCTCAAGGTCGGGGATGGTGCCTGCGACACCGCCTGCGCCGAGATCCAGGCGGCGCTGGAGACGGCGGGCCTGTCGGTCCTCTACGACGACCGCGACGAGCGGCCGGGCGCCAAGTTCGCCACCGCGGACCTGATCGGCCTGCCCTGGCAGGTGATCGTCGGCCCGAAGGGACTCGCCGAGGGCAAGATCGAGCTGAAGCGCCGCGCCAGCGGGGAGCGCGAGACCCTCGATCCCGTCGATCTCCCCGCCCGCATCCGGCGCCTCTGA
- a CDS encoding lipoprotein-releasing ABC transporter permease subunit, producing MALALGKAGVSLKGILGRLKNARASASTPPFAGFEWIIAGRYLRARRRGGGVSVVALFSVLGIAVGVATLIIVLSVMNGFRSELRSKIIGLNGHVFAAPIDRLFTDYVDLSDRLEKVAGVRAVVPMVQGQAFASSPYGGSGVLVRGVREADLPKIPAVSGAIKGGTLENFDDGQGVALGKRLADALGLQAGDQVTLSTPKGASTPFGTAPRTKTYTVKAIFEIGVTDFDTTMAFMPLAEAQAFFNRDGDVSVIEIYLDNADAVGEMREPLEMAAERPVLLTDWRQTNRTFFGALEVERNVMFLILNLIVIVATLNIISGLILLVRDKSSDIAILRTMGATPGTIMRVFLINGALIGLVGTAIGLIGGVLFTLNIKPIQRTLFPTAWDPTVRFLAEIPAEMNTSEVVIIVITSVLLSLAATLYPSWRAARLDPVQALRYG from the coding sequence ATGGCGCTTGCGTTGGGTAAGGCCGGTGTCTCCTTGAAGGGCATCCTCGGACGGCTGAAGAACGCCCGCGCGAGCGCCTCCACGCCGCCCTTCGCGGGGTTCGAGTGGATTATCGCCGGCCGTTACCTGCGGGCGCGCCGCCGGGGCGGCGGCGTCTCGGTGGTGGCCCTGTTCTCGGTGCTCGGCATCGCGGTGGGTGTGGCGACCCTAATCATCGTGCTTTCGGTGATGAACGGTTTCCGCTCCGAGTTGCGCTCCAAGATCATCGGGCTCAACGGCCACGTCTTCGCTGCGCCGATCGACCGGCTGTTCACCGACTACGTCGATCTCTCCGACCGGCTGGAAAAGGTCGCGGGCGTGCGCGCCGTGGTGCCGATGGTGCAGGGGCAGGCCTTCGCCTCCTCGCCCTATGGCGGCTCCGGGGTGCTCGTGCGCGGCGTACGCGAGGCCGACCTGCCGAAGATCCCCGCCGTCTCCGGCGCGATCAAGGGCGGGACGCTGGAGAACTTCGACGACGGCCAGGGGGTGGCGCTCGGCAAGCGGCTCGCCGACGCCCTCGGTCTCCAGGCCGGCGATCAGGTGACGCTCTCGACGCCGAAGGGCGCGAGCACGCCGTTCGGCACCGCGCCGCGCACCAAGACCTACACCGTGAAAGCGATTTTCGAGATCGGCGTGACCGATTTCGATACCACCATGGCGTTCATGCCGCTGGCCGAGGCGCAAGCCTTCTTCAACCGCGACGGCGATGTCAGCGTGATCGAGATCTATCTCGACAACGCCGATGCGGTGGGCGAGATGCGCGAGCCCCTCGAGATGGCGGCCGAGCGCCCGGTGTTGCTCACCGACTGGCGCCAGACCAACCGCACCTTCTTCGGTGCCTTGGAGGTGGAGCGGAACGTGATGTTCCTGATCCTCAACCTCATCGTGATCGTGGCGACCCTGAACATCATCTCCGGGCTGATCCTGCTCGTGCGCGACAAGTCCTCGGACATCGCGATCCTGCGCACGATGGGGGCGACGCCGGGCACGATCATGCGGGTCTTCCTCATCAACGGAGCGCTGATCGGCCTCGTCGGCACGGCGATCGGGCTGATCGGCGGCGTGCTGTTCACCCTCAACATCAAGCCGATCCAGCGCACCCTGTTTCCCACCGCGTGGGATCCGACGGTGCGCTTCCTCGCCGAGATCCCGGCCGAGATGAACACGAGCGAGGTCGTCATCATCGTGATCACCTCGGTGCTGCTGTCGCTGGCGGCGACCCTCTATCCCTCCTGGCGCGCCGCCCGGCTCGATCCGGTGCAGGCCCTGCGCTACGGCTGA
- a CDS encoding ABC transporter ATP-binding protein yields the protein MAQTNAGGTQPVPALFFAGVQRRYHQGEGTLEILRGTDLAIWPGELVALVAPSGAGKSTLLHVAGLLERPDGGEVYIGGQPTAGMSDGERTRLRREEMGFVYQFHHLLPEFSALENVVLPQLIRGLARKEAEARAAELLGFLGLKERLPHRPAELSGGEQQRVAIARAVANGPRLLLADEPTGNLDPQTAGRVFSILLQLVRASGLAALIATHNMELAARMDRRVTIRDGMIEQMA from the coding sequence ATGGCTCAGACGAATGCCGGCGGCACCCAGCCCGTGCCGGCCCTGTTCTTCGCCGGCGTCCAGCGCCGCTACCATCAGGGCGAGGGGACGCTCGAAATCCTGCGCGGCACCGATCTCGCGATCTGGCCCGGCGAGTTGGTCGCTCTGGTCGCGCCCTCGGGCGCGGGCAAATCGACCCTGCTCCACGTCGCCGGCCTCCTGGAGCGGCCGGACGGCGGCGAGGTCTATATCGGCGGCCAGCCGACGGCCGGCATGTCGGATGGCGAGCGCACCCGCCTGCGGCGCGAAGAGATGGGCTTCGTCTACCAGTTCCACCACCTGCTGCCGGAGTTCTCGGCGCTGGAGAACGTGGTGCTGCCCCAACTCATCCGCGGGCTGGCCCGCAAGGAGGCGGAGGCGCGCGCGGCCGAACTGCTCGGATTCCTCGGCCTGAAGGAGCGGCTGCCGCATCGTCCGGCCGAATTGTCGGGCGGCGAGCAGCAGCGCGTCGCCATCGCCCGCGCGGTCGCCAACGGGCCCCGGCTGCTTCTCGCCGATGAGCCGACCGGCAACCTCGACCCCCAGACCGCCGGCCGGGTCTTCAGCATCCTGCTCCAGCTCGTGCGCGCCTCCGGCCTCGCGGCGCTGATCGCGACCCACAACATGGAACTGGCCGCCCGCATGGACCGCCGCGTGACGATCCGCGACGGGATGATCGAGCAGATGGCATAA
- a CDS encoding exopolysaccharide biosynthesis protein: MSSAARTSDVLTMLASQESERLTVGDIVAVLRDRAFALLVVLLGLPNCLPMPPPIPLVCGLILLVIAIQIVAGMSSPWLPRRLLDQSIARATVEKAVNRAVPLLRRLERWSRPRLTVFDGAVGMRGMGVLILALALALIVAPPFFGQIPLGLAVSLIGLGLVERDGFVVLIGLLIGGVGVGISIGFVYTLFASIMGAFAWLSQAIPSLGL; encoded by the coding sequence TTGTCCTCCGCTGCGCGCACTTCCGACGTTCTCACCATGCTTGCGAGCCAGGAGAGCGAGCGTCTGACCGTCGGCGACATCGTCGCCGTGCTGCGGGACCGCGCCTTCGCGCTGCTCGTGGTCCTGCTCGGCCTGCCCAATTGCCTGCCGATGCCGCCGCCGATCCCGCTGGTTTGCGGTCTGATCCTGCTCGTCATCGCCATCCAGATCGTGGCCGGGATGTCATCCCCGTGGCTGCCTCGGCGTCTGCTCGACCAGTCGATCGCCCGCGCGACGGTGGAGAAGGCGGTGAACCGGGCGGTGCCCTTGCTGCGTCGGCTGGAGCGCTGGTCGCGCCCGCGCCTGACCGTGTTCGACGGGGCCGTCGGAATGCGCGGCATGGGCGTGCTGATCCTGGCGCTGGCGCTGGCGCTCATCGTCGCCCCGCCCTTCTTCGGCCAGATCCCGCTCGGGCTCGCGGTCTCGCTGATCGGCCTCGGGCTGGTGGAGCGCGACGGATTCGTGGTGCTGATCGGCCTGTTGATCGGCGGCGTCGGCGTCGGGATCTCGATCGGCTTCGTCTACACCCTGTTCGCCAGCATCATGGGCGCCTTTGCCTGGCTCTCGCAGGCGATACCCAGCCTTGGGCTGTAG
- the bcsS gene encoding cellulose biosynthesis protein BcsS, translating into MSTRAFSPNRLRHPAPSRRAVSRRALVVLVLAAFFACDPARSDDATLRTVLFGSMEAGASTFSAAGAKLVFDRFDRDGPVALVTAGGGVRPEGGGRAPVLMRFTALGAALGGYQFIREWGAATLFAGPEASWEALSGPGFVQALPLRAGLRLHGEVWARPTESTLATATVILGSARGDAYARLSWGAALFGAYLGPEAAVYGDRTDYRKWSVGLHVTDYAMGGYRFRLSAGGQLETPLNQWSPYVSLAVWSTL; encoded by the coding sequence ATGTCGACACGCGCATTCTCCCCTAATCGCTTGCGCCACCCGGCTCCGTCCCGGCGGGCCGTAAGCCGTCGCGCGCTCGTTGTCCTCGTCCTGGCCGCTTTCTTCGCCTGTGATCCGGCCCGCAGTGACGATGCCACCCTTCGGACCGTGCTGTTCGGCAGCATGGAAGCCGGCGCTTCCACCTTTTCCGCAGCCGGAGCGAAGCTCGTCTTCGATCGGTTCGACCGCGATGGCCCCGTCGCGCTGGTGACGGCCGGGGGCGGCGTTCGCCCGGAAGGCGGAGGCCGCGCGCCGGTCCTGATGCGCTTCACCGCGCTCGGGGCGGCGCTCGGCGGCTACCAGTTCATCCGCGAATGGGGAGCGGCGACGCTGTTCGCCGGCCCGGAAGCCTCGTGGGAGGCGCTGTCCGGCCCCGGCTTCGTGCAGGCGCTCCCCCTGCGGGCGGGCCTGCGCCTGCACGGCGAGGTCTGGGCGCGACCCACCGAGTCGACGCTGGCGACCGCGACGGTGATCCTCGGCTCCGCCCGCGGCGACGCCTATGCCCGGCTGTCCTGGGGCGCCGCCTTGTTCGGCGCGTATCTCGGCCCGGAGGCAGCGGTCTACGGCGACCGGACCGATTACCGGAAATGGAGCGTCGGGCTGCATGTCACCGACTACGCGATGGGCGGCTACCGCTTCCGCCTCTCCGCCGGAGGCCAGCTCGAGACGCCGCTCAACCAGTGGAGCCCCTACGTTTCCCTTGCCGTCTGGAGCACGCTTTAA
- a CDS encoding SDR family NAD(P)-dependent oxidoreductase, whose product MERVVIYGGTGGIGLATARALRERGTALHLVGRDPERLERAASELGETGFTAGDVTDPALYPRVASEAGPRLGGLVYAVGTIQLAPLAKLDPARIEADFRINALGAFLAVQAAAPALKAGAGEASAGVVLFSTVAVAQGFSHHASVAMAKGAVEGLALSMAAELAPAIRVNVVAPSLTRTPLAESITRNATLASGIASMHALQRLGEPEDVAALAAFLVGPEAGYVTGQVIGVDGGRSSLRTKG is encoded by the coding sequence ATGGAACGGGTGGTGATCTACGGCGGAACCGGCGGCATCGGCCTTGCCACGGCGCGAGCCCTGCGCGAACGGGGCACGGCCCTCCACCTCGTCGGCCGCGATCCGGAGCGCCTGGAACGGGCGGCCTCCGAACTCGGCGAGACCGGCTTCACCGCGGGCGACGTCACCGACCCGGCCCTGTACCCGCGCGTCGCCTCGGAGGCGGGCCCGCGCCTCGGCGGCCTCGTCTACGCGGTCGGCACGATTCAGCTCGCGCCTTTGGCCAAGCTCGACCCGGCACGCATCGAGGCGGATTTCCGCATCAACGCGCTCGGCGCCTTTCTGGCGGTGCAAGCGGCGGCCCCCGCGCTCAAGGCCGGCGCGGGAGAGGCAAGCGCGGGCGTGGTGCTGTTCTCCACCGTCGCCGTCGCGCAGGGGTTCTCGCACCATGCCTCGGTCGCCATGGCCAAGGGGGCGGTCGAGGGCTTGGCCCTCTCGATGGCCGCGGAACTCGCGCCCGCGATCCGGGTGAACGTCGTCGCCCCCTCGCTCACGCGAACGCCGCTCGCCGAATCCATCACCCGCAACGCGACGCTGGCCTCCGGCATCGCGTCGATGCACGCGCTCCAGCGCCTCGGCGAGCCCGAGGATGTCGCGGCACTCGCCGCGTTCCTCGTCGGCCCGGAGGCGGGCTACGTCACGGGGCAGGTCATCGGCGTCGATGGCGGGCGCTCCTCGCTGCGCACCAAGGGGTAA
- a CDS encoding methionyl-tRNA formyltransferase codes for MKFAFAGIDFLGGVFDGLIEAGWTPVKLFTRPCDGIYDHNEVVVAQARRHRIPIQLSRLLPDDIERLAHEDGRDVVLVVSGYPWLVRGWHGRVRYALNLHPSPLPTGRGPYPLFKAVLDGYESWGVTAHVLAEQGFDTGDILAQDIFPVDRHETHETLLAKCQMAARRLAVGPIGKDLAEHWRKAEPQGDGSYWPRVNDADRTLDFRKDVAEVLRRVRAFGAIETIARLGDARIFVAAADGWQEAHRHAPGTVVHRYRRQIVVSARDGYVQLTRWSPVPLNEAGQIGR; via the coding sequence ATGAAATTCGCCTTTGCCGGCATCGACTTCCTCGGCGGCGTGTTCGACGGGCTGATTGAGGCCGGTTGGACGCCGGTGAAGCTGTTCACCCGCCCTTGCGACGGCATCTACGATCACAACGAGGTCGTGGTGGCCCAGGCCCGGCGCCACCGCATCCCGATCCAGCTCTCGCGGTTGCTGCCCGACGACATCGAGCGGCTCGCGCACGAGGACGGCCGCGACGTGGTCCTCGTCGTCTCCGGCTATCCCTGGCTCGTGCGGGGCTGGCACGGGCGGGTGCGCTACGCCCTGAACCTCCATCCCTCGCCGCTGCCGACGGGGCGGGGGCCCTACCCGCTCTTCAAGGCGGTTCTCGATGGCTACGAGAGCTGGGGCGTCACCGCCCACGTCCTCGCCGAGCAGGGCTTCGACACCGGCGACATCCTCGCCCAGGACATCTTCCCCGTCGATCGCCACGAGACCCACGAGACGCTGCTCGCCAAGTGCCAGATGGCGGCCCGCCGCCTCGCCGTCGGGCCGATCGGGAAGGATCTTGCCGAGCACTGGCGCAAGGCGGAACCGCAGGGCGACGGCTCATACTGGCCGCGGGTGAACGACGCCGACCGCACCCTCGACTTCCGCAAGGACGTCGCCGAGGTGCTGCGTCGCGTGCGCGCCTTCGGCGCGATCGAGACCATCGCCCGTCTCGGCGACGCCCGCATCTTCGTCGCCGCCGCCGATGGCTGGCAGGAGGCCCACCGTCATGCCCCCGGCACCGTGGTGCACCGCTACCGCCGCCAGATCGTGGTGTCCGCCCGCGATGGCTATGTGCAGCTCACCCGCTGGAGCCCGGTGCCGCTCAACGAGGCCGGACAGATCGGGCGCTAG
- a CDS encoding transposase, translating into MMGPRQVEQGALFYEFSLDTHVPADHLLRSIDRFVDLTSLRQELAPFYASTGRPSVDPELMIRMLIIGYCLGIRSERRLCDEVHLNLAYRWFCRLGLEGRVPDHSTFSKNRHGRFRDSDLLRRLFERVLARCIAEGLVGGEGFAVDGSLIKADANRQKGVEGSAGLPPEAVSRAAQEYLAVLDEAAFGAATPVPPKFISPADPAARWTGAHGGQAFFAYTANYLIDLDHAVIVDVEATTAIRQAEVTAAKRMIERSRERFDLYPARLAGDSGYGSAEMLGWLVYEQGIEPHISVFDKSTRTDGTFSRADFTYDQPNDVYRCPAGRMLTTTGTLVNDGATLMYRASKFDCTPCPLKARCCPNDPVRKVPRSIYEGARDMARDIARSEEGKTSRRERKKVEMLFAHLKRILKLDRLRLRGPNGAKDEFHLAAAAQNLRKLAKIIPVPQPSPA; encoded by the coding sequence ATGATGGGACCTCGGCAAGTCGAGCAGGGTGCTCTGTTCTACGAGTTCTCGCTCGACACCCACGTTCCCGCCGACCATCTGCTGCGCTCTATCGACCGCTTCGTCGATCTCACCAGCCTGCGCCAGGAGTTGGCCCCGTTCTACGCCTCCACGGGCCGCCCCTCGGTCGATCCCGAGCTGATGATCCGTATGCTGATCATCGGCTACTGCCTCGGCATCCGCTCGGAGCGCCGGCTCTGCGACGAGGTTCACCTCAATCTCGCCTACCGCTGGTTCTGCCGCCTGGGCCTGGAGGGCCGCGTACCGGACCACTCGACCTTCTCGAAGAACCGGCACGGCCGCTTCCGCGACAGCGATCTGCTACGCCGCTTGTTCGAGCGTGTGCTCGCCCGCTGCATCGCCGAAGGGCTGGTCGGTGGCGAGGGCTTTGCCGTCGACGGCAGCCTGATCAAGGCCGACGCCAACCGACAGAAAGGGGTCGAAGGCTCTGCCGGTCTCCCGCCCGAGGCCGTGAGCCGGGCCGCTCAGGAGTATCTAGCCGTCCTCGACGAGGCCGCCTTCGGAGCCGCCACGCCCGTCCCACCCAAGTTCATCTCGCCCGCCGATCCGGCCGCTCGCTGGACCGGAGCACACGGCGGGCAAGCGTTCTTCGCCTACACGGCCAACTACTTGATCGACCTCGACCACGCGGTCATCGTCGATGTCGAGGCGACCACCGCCATCCGGCAGGCCGAGGTCACGGCGGCCAAACGCATGATCGAGCGCTCACGCGAGCGCTTCGATCTCTATCCGGCCCGGCTGGCGGGCGACAGCGGCTACGGCTCGGCCGAGATGCTGGGCTGGCTCGTCTACGAGCAGGGCATCGAGCCGCATATCAGCGTCTTCGATAAGTCGACCCGCACCGACGGCACCTTCTCACGCGCTGACTTCACCTACGACCAGCCCAATGACGTCTATCGCTGCCCGGCGGGCCGGATGCTGACGACGACCGGCACCTTGGTCAACGACGGGGCGACGTTGATGTATCGAGCGAGCAAGTTCGACTGCACGCCATGCCCACTGAAGGCGCGCTGTTGCCCGAACGATCCGGTGCGCAAAGTCCCGCGCTCGATCTACGAGGGAGCGCGAGACATGGCTCGCGACATCGCACGATCTGAAGAAGGCAAAACCTCACGCCGCGAGCGGAAGAAGGTCGAGATGCTGTTTGCCCACCTCAAGCGCATCCTGAAGCTGGACCGCCTCCGGCTACGAGGACCGAACGGAGCGAAGGACGAGTTCCACCTCGCAGCCGCCGCCCAGAACCTGAGGAAGCTCGCCAAGATCATCCCGGTCCCGCAGCCGAGCCCGGCTTGA
- a CDS encoding IS1182 family transposase, translating into MARFVCGADRHQVTLLPNRLDDYVSEDNPVRVVDAFVDELDLAALGFDGVVPATTGRPGYHPATLLKIYLYGYLHQVASSRRLEREAGRNVELMWLTGRLAPDFKTIADFRRDNGPAIQAACRQFVVLCRQLGLLAGGVVALDGSRFKAVNARDRNFTPAAVRRRIEQVEASIARYLAALDTADRQEDEVARVRKVRIAERLDALRTRMRELQAMETLVEAAPDRQISLTDPDARAMATSGKGTGMVGYNVQAVVDTEHHLIVAHEVTNVGHDRTQLAHMSRQGQVATGHEGLSVLADRGYFSGEEILACEQAGIAVTLPKPLTSGAKAEGRFGKQDFVYEPEADAYRCPAGERLSYRYTNVEGGLTLRRYWTTACHDCAIKARCTPAKERRVTRWEHEAVLEAVQRRLDADPHAMRTRRQTVEHVFGTLKGWMGATHFRMRRLRNVATEMSLQVLAYNLKRVMAILGTGPLLTALRA; encoded by the coding sequence ATGGCGCGTTTTGTTTGTGGTGCTGATCGCCATCAAGTCACGCTTCTGCCGAACCGGCTGGACGATTACGTATCCGAGGACAATCCGGTGCGCGTCGTCGATGCATTCGTCGACGAACTCGATCTCGCGGCTCTGGGTTTTGACGGCGTGGTGCCGGCCACGACGGGCCGGCCCGGCTACCATCCCGCGACACTGCTGAAGATCTACCTCTACGGCTATCTCCACCAAGTCGCCTCCAGCCGCCGCCTGGAGCGCGAGGCCGGCCGCAACGTCGAGCTGATGTGGCTGACCGGCCGCCTCGCCCCAGACTTCAAGACCATCGCCGACTTCCGGCGCGACAACGGTCCTGCGATCCAAGCCGCCTGCCGCCAGTTCGTGGTGCTGTGTCGCCAACTCGGCCTCCTGGCCGGTGGTGTCGTGGCGCTGGACGGCAGCCGCTTCAAAGCGGTGAACGCCCGTGATCGCAACTTCACCCCAGCCGCGGTCCGGCGCCGCATCGAGCAGGTCGAGGCGAGCATCGCACGCTATCTCGCCGCCCTCGACACCGCCGACCGCCAGGAAGACGAGGTCGCGCGCGTGCGCAAGGTGCGCATCGCCGAGCGTCTGGACGCCCTGCGGACGCGAATGCGCGAGTTGCAGGCGATGGAGACGCTCGTCGAGGCTGCCCCCGACCGGCAGATCTCGCTGACAGACCCGGACGCGCGGGCGATGGCCACGAGCGGTAAGGGCACGGGGATGGTCGGCTATAACGTGCAGGCGGTCGTCGACACCGAGCATCATCTGATCGTCGCGCATGAGGTGACCAACGTCGGGCACGACCGCACCCAGCTGGCGCACATGAGCCGCCAGGGCCAGGTGGCGACCGGGCATGAAGGGCTCAGCGTGCTGGCCGACCGGGGCTACTTCTCGGGCGAGGAGATCCTGGCCTGCGAGCAGGCCGGCATCGCGGTGACGCTGCCCAAGCCGCTGACCTCGGGCGCCAAGGCGGAGGGGCGCTTCGGCAAACAAGACTTCGTCTACGAGCCAGAGGCGGACGCCTACCGGTGTCCGGCCGGCGAGCGGCTCTCGTACCGTTACACGAACGTGGAGGGCGGACTGACGCTACGCCGCTACTGGACGACGGCCTGCCACGACTGCGCGATCAAGGCACGCTGCACGCCGGCCAAGGAGCGGCGGGTGACGCGGTGGGAGCACGAGGCTGTCTTGGAAGCCGTACAGCGCCGGCTCGACGCGGATCCTCATGCGATGCGCACGCGGCGCCAGACGGTCGAGCACGTGTTCGGGACGCTCAAAGGCTGGATGGGGGCGACGCACTTCCGGATGCGACGGTTGAGAAACGTGGCCACCGAGATGAGCCTGCAGGTCCTGGCCTACAATCTGAAGCGGGTCATGGCGATCCTCGGAACCGGGCCTCTCCTCACCGCCCTGCGGGCGTGA
- a CDS encoding DUF2256 domain-containing protein: MPPMRRKGDLPQKICAQCGRPFAWRKKWERVWDEVRYCSDRCRTEAKREARKEPKT, translated from the coding sequence ATGCCGCCGATGCGCCGTAAGGGCGATCTCCCTCAAAAGATCTGCGCCCAGTGCGGCCGCCCCTTCGCGTGGCGCAAGAAGTGGGAGCGGGTCTGGGACGAGGTGCGCTACTGCTCCGACCGCTGCCGGACGGAGGCGAAGCGCGAGGCGCGCAAAGAGCCGAAGACTTAG
- a CDS encoding nucleotidyltransferase family protein — translation MTGFEPRIGAVILAAGLGSRFGGGAKMLAPYAGRPMVRRAAEAALASRAGPVVAVLGAHAAAVRAALAGLDLRLIENPAPAAGLSTSLRLGLAALPPDTEAAVVVLGDMPRIGPAHIDALIAAYAGATPRPSAVVPVSEGRRGNPVLLDLDRLGADLAALTGDNGAGPILKRRSDVLELPADPAVIFDVDTPEALGD, via the coding sequence GTGACGGGGTTTGAGCCGCGCATCGGCGCGGTGATCCTCGCCGCCGGCCTCGGCTCCCGCTTCGGGGGGGGCGCAAAGATGCTCGCGCCCTATGCCGGCCGCCCGATGGTGCGCCGCGCCGCCGAAGCCGCCCTGGCCTCGCGCGCCGGCCCCGTCGTCGCGGTGCTCGGCGCGCATGCCGCGGCGGTGAGGGCTGCGCTCGCCGGCCTGGACCTGAGGCTCATCGAGAACCCTGCCCCCGCCGCCGGCCTCTCGACCTCGCTGCGGCTCGGGCTGGCCGCCCTGCCGCCGGACACCGAGGCGGCGGTGGTGGTGCTCGGCGACATGCCGCGGATCGGGCCGGCGCATATCGATGCGCTGATCGCGGCCTATGCCGGCGCGACGCCGCGTCCCTCCGCCGTGGTGCCGGTGAGCGAGGGGCGCCGGGGCAACCCGGTTCTGCTCGACCTTGACCGCCTCGGTGCCGACCTCGCCGCACTGACCGGCGACAACGGTGCCGGGCCGATCCTGAAGCGGCGCAGCGACGTGCTGGAACTGCCGGCCGATCCGGCGGTGATCTTCGACGTCGACACCCCGGAGGCCCTGGGGGACTAA